One part of the Streptomyces sp. NBC_00286 genome encodes these proteins:
- a CDS encoding NAD(P)H-dependent flavin oxidoreductase has product MQTELSKKLGVEHAIFGFTPFPAVAAAISRAGGFGVLGAVRYTAPDDLKRDLDWVEKHVDGMPYGLDVVMPAKKVEGVTEADVEAMIPEAHRQYVKDTLAKYGVPELPEGEASGWRITGWMEQVARNQLDVAFEYPIKLLANALGSPPADVISRAHDQGVLVAALAGSARHALKHAEAGIDIVVAQGYEAGGHTGEIASMVLTPEVVDAVDPLPVLAAGGIGSGQQVAAALALGAQGVWLGSLWLTTTEADMHSPAVTRKLLAAGSGDTVRSRALTGKPARQLRTEWTDAWDDPNGPGTLPMPLQGLLVAEAISRIQKYEVQPLLGTPVGQIVGRMNSERSVQAVFDDLTRGFERAVDRINRIAGRSEE; this is encoded by the coding sequence ATGCAGACGGAGCTGAGCAAGAAACTGGGAGTCGAGCACGCCATTTTCGGCTTCACGCCGTTCCCCGCCGTCGCCGCGGCCATCAGCCGGGCCGGCGGTTTCGGCGTGCTCGGCGCGGTCCGCTATACCGCCCCCGACGATCTCAAACGCGACCTCGACTGGGTCGAGAAACACGTCGACGGCATGCCGTACGGCCTGGATGTCGTCATGCCCGCCAAGAAGGTCGAGGGCGTGACCGAGGCCGATGTCGAGGCGATGATCCCCGAGGCGCACCGGCAGTACGTCAAGGACACCCTGGCCAAGTACGGCGTGCCGGAACTCCCCGAGGGCGAGGCCTCCGGATGGCGTATCACCGGCTGGATGGAGCAGGTGGCCCGCAACCAGCTCGACGTCGCCTTCGAGTATCCGATCAAGTTGCTGGCGAACGCGCTCGGTTCACCGCCCGCCGATGTCATCTCGCGGGCTCACGATCAGGGGGTGCTGGTCGCCGCGCTCGCGGGCAGTGCCCGGCATGCCCTTAAGCACGCGGAGGCGGGCATCGACATCGTCGTCGCCCAGGGTTACGAGGCGGGCGGGCACACCGGTGAGATCGCCTCCATGGTGCTCACGCCCGAAGTCGTGGACGCCGTCGATCCGTTGCCCGTACTGGCGGCCGGTGGCATAGGCAGCGGACAGCAGGTCGCCGCCGCGCTCGCACTCGGCGCTCAGGGGGTGTGGCTCGGCTCCCTGTGGCTGACCACCACCGAGGCCGACATGCACTCGCCTGCCGTGACCCGGAAACTGCTCGCCGCCGGGTCCGGCGACACGGTCCGCTCGCGTGCGCTGACCGGGAAACCCGCACGGCAGTTGCGTACCGAATGGACCGACGCCTGGGACGACCCGAACGGACCCGGCACGCTCCCCATGCCGCTCCAGGGCCTGTTGGTCGCCGAAGCCATCTCCCGGATCCAGAAGTACGAGGTGCAGCCGCTGCTCGGCACACCCGTCGGGCAGATCGTCGGCCGGATGAACAGCGAGCGCAGTGTCCAGGCCGTCTTCGACGACCTCACCCGCGGCTTCGAGCGGGCCGTCGACCGAATCAACCGGATCGCTGGAAGGAGCGAGGAGTGA
- a CDS encoding acyl-CoA synthetase: protein MTQAPQASANGFWAQAAADPERTVLIAPDGEKWTAGRLHAETNRLVHGLRAAGLERGDAFAVVLPNSVEFFTAYLAAAQAGFYLVPVNHHLVGPEIAWIVSDSGAKVLIAHERFADAARNAADEAKLPQERRYAVGAVEGFRPYAQLLDGQPESAPSDRTLGWVMNYTSGTTGRPRGIRRPLTGKLPEEAYLGGFLGIFGIKPFDDNVHLVCSPLYHTAVLQFAGASLHIGHRLVLMDKWTPEEMLRLIDAHRCTHTHMVPTQFHRLLALPDEVRARYDVSSMRHAIHGAAPCPDHVKRAMIDWWGNCVEEYYAASEGGGAFATAEDWLKKPGTVGKAWPISELAVFDDDGNKLPPGELGTVYMKMSTGGFSYHKDETKTKKNRIGDFFTVGDLGCLDEDGYLFLRDRKIDLIISGGVNIYPAEIESALLTHPAVADAAAFGIPHDDWGEQVKAVVEPAPGFTPGEALAAEILGHCERRLAGYKRPKSVDFIETMPRDPNGKLYKRRLREPYWEGRARTV, encoded by the coding sequence GTGACCCAGGCCCCCCAGGCTTCCGCCAACGGCTTCTGGGCCCAGGCAGCCGCAGACCCCGAGCGTACGGTCCTGATCGCCCCCGACGGGGAGAAGTGGACCGCCGGACGGCTGCACGCCGAGACCAACCGCCTCGTCCACGGACTGCGGGCCGCCGGGCTCGAACGCGGCGACGCCTTCGCGGTCGTGCTGCCCAACAGTGTCGAGTTCTTCACCGCGTACCTCGCCGCCGCGCAGGCGGGCTTCTATCTCGTCCCCGTCAACCACCACCTCGTCGGCCCCGAGATCGCCTGGATCGTCTCCGACTCGGGGGCCAAGGTGCTCATCGCGCACGAGCGGTTCGCGGACGCCGCACGGAACGCGGCCGACGAGGCGAAGCTGCCCCAGGAGCGGCGGTACGCGGTCGGCGCGGTCGAGGGTTTCCGGCCGTACGCCCAACTCCTCGACGGACAGCCCGAGTCGGCGCCCAGCGACCGGACCCTCGGCTGGGTCATGAACTACACCTCGGGCACCACTGGCCGCCCGCGCGGCATCCGGCGCCCACTGACCGGCAAGCTCCCTGAGGAGGCGTATCTCGGTGGCTTCCTCGGCATCTTCGGGATCAAACCGTTCGACGACAACGTGCACCTCGTCTGCTCGCCGCTCTACCACACGGCCGTGCTCCAGTTCGCGGGCGCGTCCCTGCACATCGGCCACCGCCTCGTCCTGATGGACAAGTGGACGCCCGAGGAGATGCTTCGCCTCATCGACGCCCATCGATGCACGCATACGCACATGGTCCCGACCCAGTTCCATCGCCTACTGGCGCTGCCCGACGAGGTGCGGGCCCGCTATGACGTCTCCTCCATGCGGCATGCCATCCATGGCGCCGCCCCCTGCCCCGACCATGTGAAACGGGCCATGATCGACTGGTGGGGCAACTGCGTCGAGGAGTACTACGCGGCCAGCGAGGGCGGTGGAGCCTTCGCGACCGCCGAGGACTGGCTGAAGAAGCCCGGCACGGTCGGCAAGGCCTGGCCCATCAGCGAACTCGCCGTCTTCGACGACGACGGGAACAAGCTGCCGCCCGGTGAACTCGGCACCGTCTACATGAAGATGAGCACCGGCGGCTTCTCGTACCACAAGGACGAGACCAAGACGAAGAAGAACCGCATCGGCGACTTCTTCACCGTCGGCGACCTCGGCTGTCTCGACGAGGACGGCTATCTCTTCCTCCGCGACCGCAAGATCGACCTGATCATCTCGGGCGGCGTCAACATCTACCCCGCCGAGATCGAGTCCGCGCTGCTCACCCACCCCGCCGTCGCCGACGCCGCCGCGTTCGGCATCCCGCACGACGACTGGGGTGAGCAGGTCAAGGCCGTCGTCGAACCCGCCCCCGGCTTCACACCGGGCGAGGCGCTGGCCGCCGAGATCCTCGGCCACTGTGAACGCCGACTGGCCGGCTACAAACGGCCCAAGAGCGTCGACTTCATCGAGACGATGCCGCGCGATCCCAACGGGAAGCTGTACAAGCGACGGCTGCGGGAGCCGTACTGGGAGGGCCGGGCCAGGACGGTCTGA
- a CDS encoding penicillin acylase family protein, producing the protein MRTRLRQLVVTAAALFTAAGSLPAAAADDQGRQEHPSNGGHSAVIRYTEYGIPHILAKNYADLGFGEGWAQAADEACTLADGFVTLRGERSRYFGADAAADGELSAARTNLTSDLYFRGVRETRTVEKLLAEPAPRGPSRKVRDMMRGWAAGYNAWLKQNKITDPACKDASWIRPVTELDVATRGYAIAAISGEGRFVDTITTAQPPTGSATASAVPSGAPSTRSARTPDAKAVAGAARELWGDPGMGSNAVAFRGDTTANGRGLLLGNPHYPWQGGRRFWQSQQTIPGELNVSGASLLGTPAISIGFNAHVAWSHTVSTGIPANFHQLTLDPADPTTYLVDGEPERMTKRTVTVAVKDGAPVTRTQWWTRYGPVVTSLNAQVPLPWTTTTAYALHDPNAVNLRFADTSLGFSKAQSTDDVLASLARHQGIPWVNTIAADRAGHSLYTQSQVLPRITDELAERCSTALGRTAYPASGIAILDGSRGDCALGSDPDAVRPGIFGPARMPTLKDAPYVENSNGTPWMTNADQPITGYERIFGTVGTELGLRTRGAIEDVAAMAEKGGLTVRDLQRQQFANRVPAGDLAVEDAARACTALPGGTATGSDGKAVDVSEACGVLKAWDRTMDTDSRGALLFDRFWRKLAQAVPAAQLWKVPFSAADPVHTPNTLNTDAPGFATALADAVTELRTAGIALDAKLGAHQFVVRGGERIPVPGGAGRLGVWNVLEPTWNATDGGYTEVPFGSSHLQAVGWDGSRCPVARTLLTYSQSSNPNSPHYSDQTRLFSGEKWVTSRFCEKDILSSPRLKVVRVSERR; encoded by the coding sequence TTGCGCACCCGCCTGAGACAGCTCGTCGTCACAGCCGCGGCCCTGTTCACCGCCGCCGGATCCTTGCCGGCCGCCGCAGCCGACGATCAGGGCCGCCAGGAACACCCTTCGAACGGCGGTCACTCCGCCGTCATCCGCTACACCGAGTACGGTATCCCGCACATCCTCGCGAAGAACTATGCCGACCTCGGCTTCGGCGAAGGCTGGGCGCAGGCCGCCGACGAGGCGTGCACGCTCGCCGACGGCTTCGTGACCCTGCGCGGGGAGCGTTCGCGGTACTTCGGCGCCGACGCGGCCGCCGACGGCGAGCTCTCGGCGGCCCGGACCAACCTCACCAGCGACCTGTACTTCCGCGGGGTCCGCGAGACCCGCACGGTGGAGAAGCTGCTCGCCGAGCCCGCTCCCCGGGGTCCGAGCCGCAAGGTCCGGGACATGATGCGCGGTTGGGCGGCCGGCTACAACGCCTGGCTGAAGCAGAACAAGATCACCGATCCCGCCTGCAAGGACGCCTCCTGGATCCGGCCGGTCACCGAGCTCGACGTGGCCACCCGCGGCTACGCCATCGCCGCGATCTCCGGCGAGGGGCGCTTCGTGGACACGATCACGACCGCGCAGCCGCCGACCGGATCCGCCACCGCGTCCGCTGTCCCCTCCGGCGCCCCGTCCACCCGGTCCGCCCGCACCCCGGACGCGAAGGCCGTGGCAGGGGCGGCGCGCGAGCTGTGGGGCGACCCCGGTATGGGCTCCAACGCGGTCGCCTTCCGCGGCGACACAACGGCGAACGGGCGCGGTCTGCTGCTGGGCAACCCGCACTACCCGTGGCAGGGCGGGCGCCGGTTCTGGCAGTCGCAGCAGACGATCCCCGGCGAGCTGAACGTCTCCGGTGCCTCCCTGCTCGGCACTCCGGCGATCTCCATCGGGTTCAACGCGCACGTGGCGTGGAGCCACACCGTCTCGACCGGCATTCCGGCCAACTTCCACCAGCTGACGCTGGATCCGGCTGATCCGACAACGTACCTCGTGGACGGCGAACCGGAGCGCATGACGAAGCGGACCGTGACGGTCGCGGTGAAGGACGGCGCACCGGTGACCCGCACCCAGTGGTGGACCCGCTACGGCCCTGTCGTCACCTCCCTCAACGCCCAGGTCCCGCTGCCGTGGACCACCACGACGGCGTACGCCCTGCACGACCCCAACGCCGTGAACCTCCGCTTCGCCGACACCTCGCTCGGCTTCAGCAAGGCGCAGAGCACGGACGACGTCCTCGCGTCACTGGCCCGGCACCAGGGCATCCCCTGGGTGAACACGATCGCCGCCGACCGCGCGGGACACTCCCTCTACACCCAGTCGCAGGTACTCCCCCGAATAACCGACGAGTTGGCGGAGCGCTGCTCGACGGCGCTCGGCAGGACCGCGTACCCGGCGTCCGGCATCGCGATCCTCGACGGCTCGCGCGGCGACTGCGCCCTGGGCAGCGACCCCGATGCCGTACGGCCGGGGATCTTCGGCCCGGCACGGATGCCGACGCTCAAGGACGCGCCGTACGTGGAGAACTCGAACGGCACTCCGTGGATGACCAACGCCGACCAGCCGATCACCGGCTACGAGCGGATCTTCGGCACCGTCGGCACCGAGCTCGGTCTGCGCACCCGCGGCGCGATCGAGGACGTGGCGGCGATGGCCGAGAAGGGCGGTCTGACCGTACGGGACCTGCAACGGCAGCAGTTCGCCAACCGGGTGCCCGCGGGTGATCTCGCCGTCGAAGACGCGGCGCGGGCGTGCACCGCTCTGCCCGGCGGTACGGCGACGGGCAGTGACGGCAAGGCCGTTGACGTGTCGGAGGCGTGCGGGGTGCTGAAGGCGTGGGACCGCACCATGGACACCGACAGCCGGGGAGCGCTGCTCTTCGACCGGTTCTGGCGGAAGCTGGCTCAGGCGGTGCCCGCGGCACAGCTGTGGAAGGTGCCGTTCTCGGCGGCGGACCCAGTCCATACCCCGAACACGCTCAACACCGACGCACCCGGCTTCGCCACGGCCCTCGCCGACGCGGTGACGGAACTGCGGACCGCGGGGATCGCGCTCGACGCGAAGCTCGGCGCCCACCAGTTCGTGGTCCGAGGCGGCGAGCGGATCCCGGTGCCGGGCGGTGCGGGGCGGCTCGGCGTGTGGAACGTGCTCGAGCCGACGTGGAACGCGACGGACGGCGGCTATACGGAGGTGCCGTTCGGCTCCAGCCACCTCCAGGCGGTCGGCTGGGACGGCAGCCGATGCCCGGTGGCGCGCACCCTTCTCACGTACTCCCAGTCGTCGAACCCGAACTCGCCGCACTACAGCGACCAGACGCGGCTGTTCTCCGGTGAGAAGTGGGTGACGTCGCGCTTCTGCGAGAAGGACATCCTGTCCTCGCCGAGGCTCAAGGTGGTCCGGGTGAGCGAACGCCGCTGA
- a CDS encoding DUF418 domain-containing protein — translation MTIETKEKPLRRGAVRSEERALAPDLARGIMLLLIVLSNTAFHLWAARRGPSGWQPVDGSWLDHAVQFTMITMLDLRVYPLFAFLFGYGMMQLFLRQTGAGASERDAARILRRRSLWLIVIGLAHSTLLMSGDILGYYGVLSLLLGLAFLRRGERALKWWIWIGVALLVSFAALPFVSAMLQGELATLGDAGAEPGFKAFGADQESWFGAAGVRLETGLYITLGAALYAVIAGGYFIFLLGFWAARRRILEEPGRHLTLLRRTAVIGIAVGWLGALPAALAHVGALDVPPDAQSESGALMLLRDATGNAAGLGYVAAVALFAHWWTGRQARCGTTAVAAVSAVGKRSLSCYLTHSLIFAPLLAAWGLGLGEHLSSATMVLFAVGVWLVTVAGSYALERAGRRGPAEAVLRRLMYGARPGRGG, via the coding sequence ATGACGATCGAGACCAAGGAAAAGCCGCTGCGCCGCGGGGCCGTGCGGTCCGAGGAGCGGGCGCTCGCCCCCGACCTCGCACGCGGGATCATGCTGCTGCTCATCGTCCTCTCCAACACCGCCTTCCACCTCTGGGCGGCCCGGCGCGGACCCTCCGGATGGCAGCCCGTGGACGGCTCGTGGCTCGACCACGCGGTGCAGTTCACCATGATCACCATGCTGGACCTGCGGGTCTACCCGCTCTTCGCGTTCCTGTTCGGCTACGGGATGATGCAGCTCTTCCTCCGGCAGACCGGCGCCGGCGCCTCCGAGCGCGACGCCGCGAGGATCCTGCGCAGGCGCAGCCTGTGGCTGATCGTCATCGGTCTGGCGCACTCCACCCTGCTGATGTCGGGCGACATCCTCGGCTACTACGGCGTGCTGAGTCTCCTTCTGGGCCTGGCCTTCCTCCGGCGCGGCGAACGCGCACTGAAGTGGTGGATATGGATCGGCGTCGCACTGCTCGTGTCCTTCGCGGCCCTGCCCTTCGTCTCGGCCATGCTCCAGGGAGAGCTGGCCACGCTCGGCGACGCCGGAGCGGAACCCGGCTTCAAGGCGTTCGGTGCGGACCAGGAGAGCTGGTTCGGCGCGGCGGGCGTCCGCCTGGAGACCGGGCTGTACATCACCTTGGGGGCCGCCCTGTACGCCGTGATCGCCGGTGGGTACTTCATCTTCCTGCTCGGCTTCTGGGCGGCGCGCCGCCGCATCCTGGAGGAGCCCGGGCGTCATCTGACCCTGCTGCGCCGGACGGCGGTCATCGGCATCGCGGTCGGCTGGCTCGGCGCACTGCCCGCCGCGCTCGCCCACGTCGGCGCCCTGGATGTACCGCCCGACGCGCAGAGCGAGTCGGGCGCGCTCATGCTGCTCAGGGACGCCACCGGCAACGCCGCCGGACTCGGCTATGTCGCCGCCGTCGCGCTCTTCGCACACTGGTGGACCGGTCGGCAGGCCCGATGTGGCACCACAGCCGTGGCGGCGGTTTCCGCGGTCGGCAAGCGGTCCCTCTCCTGCTATCTCACGCACTCGCTGATCTTCGCCCCACTGCTGGCCGCCTGGGGGCTCGGCCTGGGTGAGCATCTGAGCAGCGCGACCATGGTGCTCTTCGCGGTCGGTGTCTGGCTGGTCACGGTGGCCGGTTCCTACGCCCTGGAGCGCGCCGGACGCCGAGGGCCCGCCGAAGCGGTGCTGCGCCGACTGATGTACGGGGCCCGGCCCGGCCGCGGGGGATGA